A genomic window from Prunus persica cultivar Lovell chromosome G2, Prunus_persica_NCBIv2, whole genome shotgun sequence includes:
- the LOC18784729 gene encoding uncharacterized protein LOC18784729: MNSRAQTINQDCSKRCNFCPVSEQKTRSDSLLLIVCAQVFLHLLFFVGIGTSYINLMGAMGMMDWSAASASNAYFDTLKLCNDRKRQSDSWKTQEPGSNEFVSALAAGMKAKLIVEVASSVSPSTIALAAAAKHTGGRLVCIVPEPVLDESKKVIKDSGLKDLVEFRTGDPSELLSNYENIDFSLVDCKNDEYTRLLQLLDVNPRKSVVVANNLVGERKGLGGHMEVKEERVVVRSTKHPIGKGMEVTMIGKNKEIGKGDRGGGRKKRSGKSKWVVKVDEKSGEEHIFRVPG, translated from the exons ATGAACAGTCGAGCACAAACAATAAACCAGGACTGCAGTAAACGTTGTAATTTTTGTCCTGTTTCAGAGCAAAAAACACGTTCTGATTCCCTGCTCTTGATTGTTTGCGCCCAAGTTTTTTTGCatcttctgttttttgttgGAATTGGAACAAGTTATATTAATCTCATGGGGGCTATGGGGATGATGGATTGGTCTGCAGCTTCTGCTTCAAATGCTTATTTTGATACCCTCAAACTG TGTAATGACCGAAAAAGACAAAGTGACTCATGGAAAACACAAGAGCCAGGGAGCAATGAGTTTGTATCGGCCTTGGCAGCCGGCATGAAAGCCAAGCTCATAGTGGAGGTGGCCTCAAGCGTTTCCCCATCAACAATAGCCTTAGCAGCTGCTGCAAAACACACAGGGGGCAGATTGGTCTGCATTGTCCCAGAGCCAGTTCTCGACGAATCGAAGAAAGTAATCAAAGACTCAGGCCTAAAAGACTTGGTTGAATTCAGGACCGGAGACCCCTCTGAGCTATTGTCAAATTATGAGAACATTGATTTCTCTCTGGTTGATTGCAAGAACGATGAGTACACAAGGCTGCTGCAGTTGCTTGATGTGAATCCTAGAAAATCAGTGGTTGTGGCTAACAACTTGGTTGGTGAAAGAAAGGGGCTGGGAGGACATATGGAAGTGAAGGAGGAGAGGGTTGTGGTAAGGTCCACGAAGCATCCGATAGGGAAAGGGATGGAGGTCACCATGATTGGGAAGAACAAAGAGATTGGAAAGGGAGATCGGGGtggaggaaggaagaagagaagtgGTAAGAGCAAATGGGTTGTCAAGGTTGATGAGAAGAGTGGTGAGGAGCATATCTTTAGGGTGCCTGGCTAA
- the LOC18786283 gene encoding O-acyltransferase WSD1 gives METEEGIRLRKPTPIKTKREEEEEGRRDGGEAGVDIRNCNKEMMNVEEEPLSPAARLFHEPNFNLHIVAIMGCKTRIYPEVCKANLPHTLLRHPRFSSLLVVDEKNEGKMKWVRTEVDLDKHIIIPDLDPNMESPDQFVEDYIYNLSKTTIDKSKPLWDLHLLNLKTSEAEGTGIFRVHHSLGDGTSLMSLLLACTRQISNPEALPTIPVKKKKNDDKRVFNRGFWWCIFGAWWVLKFFWNTFADVFMFMLTALCLEDTKTPLKGPPGSEFNPRRFVYRTLSLDDMKLIKNAMNLTINDVALGVTQAGLSRYLNRRYGDNENKDSGAEKKNNLPEKIRLRSTLLINIRPAAGIQALADMMEKNTEAKWGNWIGYVLLPFTIALRDDPLDYIREAKTTIDRKKHSLEAIYTFSIAELVLKFFGIKRASALSHRIISHTTMCFSNLVGPLEEIGFYGHPMAFLAPSSYGQPHALVINFQSYINKMTIVLSVDEETIPDPHLLCDDIVQSLNVIKEAVVARGLVK, from the exons atggagactGAGGAAGGTATTAGGTTGAGGAAGCCAACTCCTATAAAAacgaagagagaagaggaggaggagggaagAAGAGATGGAGGAGAAGCTGGCGTGGACATAAGGAACTGCAACAAGGAGATGATGAATGTGGAAGAAGAGCCATTGAGCCCAGCGGCGCGTTTGTTTCACGAACCAAACTTCAACCTGCATATTGTAGCAATCATGGGGTGCAAGACTAGGATTTACCCTGAGGTTTGTAAGGCCAACTTGCCCCACACTTTGCTCAGGCACCCTCGCTTCTCTAGTTTACTG GTTGTGGatgagaaaaatgaaggaaagaTGAAATGGGTCAGAACAGAGGTGGATCTAGACAAGCACATAATTATTCCAGACCTGGATCCAAACATGGAGTCACCAGACCAATTTGTTGAAGACTACATCTACAACCTCAGCAAGACAACCATTGACAAGTCAAAGCCACTGTGGGACCTACACCTCCTCAACCTCAAAACCTCCGAGGCAGAGGGCACTGGTATTTTCAGAGTCCACCACTCTCTTGGCGATGGCACGTCTCTCATGTCTCTTCTGCTCGCTTGCACCCGCCAAATCTCAAACCCTGAGGCTCTCCCAACCATTccagtgaagaagaagaaaaatgatgataAGAGGGTTTTTAACAGAGGATTTTGGTGGTGCATCTTTGGggcttggtgggttttgaaatttttttggaatacTTTTGCTGATGTATTCATGTTTATGTTGACTGCGTTGTGCTTGGAGGACACAAAGACACCTCTTAAAGGTCCCCCGGGCAGTGAGTTCAACCCTCGACGATTTGTTTATCGGACTCTGAGTTTGGACGACATGAAGCTAATAAAGAATGCAATGAACTTG ACCATAAATGATGTTGCATTGGGGGTCACACAGGCTGGTTTGTCCCGGTACCTCAATAGAAGATATG GTGACAATGAGAACAAGGACAGTGGAGCTGAGAAGAAAAACAATCTTCCTGAGAAAATTCGCCTCAGATCAACTTTGCTCATTAACATTAGACCAGCAGCAGGAATTCAg GCTTTAGCTGATATGATGGAGAAGAACACAGAAGCAAAATGGGGCAATTGGATTGGTTATGTCCTCCTTCCTTTCACAATTGCTTTAAGAGATGATCCATTAGACTATATTCGAGAAGCCAAGACCACAATTGACAGAAAGAAACATTCTCTTGAAGCCATTTACACTTTCTCCATTGCAGAACTAGTTCTTAAGTTCTTTGGCATTAag AGGGCAAGTGCTCTATCCCATAGAATTATCTCCCACACAACAATGTGCTTCTCCAATCTGGTTGGTCCACTTGAGGAAATTGGTTTTTATGGCCATCCAATGGCTTTCCTTGCTCCAAGTTCTTATGGTCAACCACAt GCATTGGTGATTAACTTCCAAAGTTACATAAACAAGATGACTATTGTTCTGTCAGTGGATGAAGAGACAATTCCTGATCCCCACCTATTGTGTGATGATATTGTACAATCCCTCAACGTTATCAAGGAAGCTGTCGTAGCAAGAGGGCTTGTcaagtga
- the LOC18785807 gene encoding dynamin-related protein 1A: MENLISLVNKIQRACTALGDHGDESAMPTLWDSLPSIAVVGGQSSGKSSVLESIVGKDFLPRGSGIVTRRPLVLQLHKIDEGREYAEFMHLPRKRFTDFAAVRKEISDETDRETGRSKAISSVPIHLSIFSPNVVNLTLVDLPGLTKVAVDGQPEGTVQDIEDMVRAFIEKPNCIILAISPANQDLATSDAIKISREVDPKGERTFGVLTKIDLMDQGTNAVDILEGRSYKLQFPWIGVVNRSQADINKSIDMIAARRREREYFASSTEYRHLANRMGSEHLGRVLSKHLEVVIKSRIPGLQSLISKTIGELESELSRLGKPIAADAGGKLYVIMEISRTFDQIFKEHLDGVRSGGEKIYGVFDNQFPAALKRLQFDKQLSMDNIRKLITEADGYQPHLIAPEQGYRRLIESSLICIRGPAEAAVDAVHGILKDLAQKSISETTELKQYPPLRVEVANAAFESLERMKEESKRATLQLVDMECGYLTVDFFRKLPQDIEKGGNPTVSLFDRYNDSYLRRVGHNVLNYVNMVCSSLRIAIPKSIVYCQVREAKRCLLDHFFAELGAKEARQLAKLLDEDPAVMQRRTSLAKRLELYRSAQSEIEAVAWSK, translated from the exons ATGGAGAATCTGATATCGCTGGTGAATAAAATACAGAGGGCGTGCACAGCTCTTGGTGACCATGGCGACGAGAGCGCCATGCCCACTCTCTGGGACTCCTTGCCCTCCATCGCCGTCGTCGGAGGCCAg AGCTCCGGCAAGTCGTCGGTGTTGGAGAGCATTGTTGGCAAGGACTTTCTTCCTCGTGGTTCAG GGATTGTTACGCGTCGTCCTCTGGTTTTGCAGCTGCATAAGATCGATGAAGGAAGAGAATACGCAGAGTTTATGCATCTCCCAAGGAAGAGGTTCACTGATTTTG CTGCTGTGAGGAAGGAGATATCTGATGAGACTGACAGAGAGACCGGCCGCTCGAAGGCTATTTCAAGCGTCCCAATCCATCTTAGTATCTTCTCCCCCAATG TTGTGAACTTGACACTGGTTGATCTTCCTGGACTCACAAAAGTAGCTGTTG ATGGTCAACCGGAGGGCACAGTGCAGGACATCGAGGATATGGTTCGGGCCTTCATTGAGAAG CCCAACTGTATTATTCTGGCAATTTCCCCTGCTAACCAAGATCTTGCTACGTCTGATGCAATTAAGATCTCTCGTGAAGTAGACCCTAAAG GGGAGAGGACGTTTGGAGTTCTGACAAAGATTGATCTTATGGACCAGGGTACAAATGCAGTTGAT ATTTTGGAAGGACGATCATATAAGCTACAGTTCCCTTGGATTGGTGTTGTCAATCGCTCCCAAGCGGACATAAACAAGAGCATTGATATGATTGCTGCTAGGCGTAGAGAGCGTGAATATTTTGCAAGTAGCACAGAGTACAGGCATCTTGCAAACAGGATGGGTTCTGAGCATTTAGGAAGGGTGCTTTCTAAG CATTTGGAAGTTGTCATCAAGTCACGAATTCCAGGCCTTCAATCTCTCATCAGCAAAACTATTGGTGAACTAGAATCAGAACTAAGCCGACTTGGGAAGCCCATTGCTGCTGATGCTGGA GGAAAATTATATGTGATCATGGAAATATCTCGTACTTTTGATCAGATATTTAAAGAACATCTCGATGGCGT GCGCTCTGGTGGTGAGAAAATTTATGGTGTGTTTGATAATCAATTTCCAGCTGCTTTGAAGCGGTTGCAATTTGACAAGCAACTTTCAATGGATAACATCCGAAAGCTAATTACTGAAGCAGATGGATATCAGCCTCATCTAATTGCTCCTGAACAAGGATACCGTCGCCTTATTGAATCTTCACTGATATGCATCAGAGGTCCTGCAGAGGCGGCTGTTGATGCG GTTCATGGCATATTGAAGGATTTGGCTCAGAAGTCTATAAGTGAGACAACG GAACTAAAGCAGTATCCCCCTTTAAGAGTGGAAGTTGCAAATGCAGCTTTTGAGTCGCTGGAAAGGatgaaagaagaaagcaaGAGAGCCACTCTGCAGCTGGTTGATATGGAGTGTGGTTACTTGACCGTTGACTTCTTCCGCAAGCTTCCTCAAGATATTGAGAAGGGTGGAAATCCCACAGTCTCACTTTTCGATCGATACAATGATTCATACCTCCGCCGGGTTG GACACAATGTCTTGAACTATGTCAACATGGTTTGCTCGAGTTTAAGGATTGCTATTCCAAAGTCCATTGTCTACTGCCAAGTACGAGAGGCCAAACGCTGCTTGCTCGATCATTTCTTCGCAGAGTTGGGTGCAAAGGAG GCAAGGCAGTTGGCTAAGTTGCTGGATGAGGACCCAGCAGTGATGCAGCGGCGGACGTCCCTTGCAAAGAGGCTAGAGCTGTACAGAAGTGCTCAGTCTGAGATTGAAGCAGTTGCTTGGTCCAAGTAG
- the LOC109947693 gene encoding uncharacterized protein LOC109947693, whose product MDSVVTKHAFSSFKLGPSQTQQPLHTTTTHFSFFRFSHFKKLRKSTSSISCSHIPPSNPRRPKSIWDSHNFPLNPIWFLVPVLQSIRVLASSRTQKWVSFLQAYRGTECVVHEKNNDFLHNSGIGVALLSVTSNAKVKISPFVAQLAANPTFVSGLFAWFMAQSTKVLLNFFVERKWDFRILYASGGMPSSHSALCTALTTSVALCHGVADSLFPVCLGFSLIVMYDAIGVRRHAGMQAEVLNIVVEYLFEGHPISQKKLKELLGHTPSQVIAGALLGIVVACVCCQGSLVAT is encoded by the exons ATGGACTCAGTTGTAACAAAGCACGCATTCAGTTCCTTCAAGCTCGGCCCCTCACAGACCCAACAGCCCCTTCACACCACCACAACACACTTCTCCTTCTTCAGATTCTCTCACTTCAAAAAACTCAGAAAATCAACATCTTCAATCTCTTGCTCTCATATACCTCCTTCCAATCCCAGACGCCCAAAATCCATATGGGATTCTCATAACTTTCCCTTAAATCCCATCTGGTTCTTGGTCCCAGTCCTCCAAAGCATCAGAGTTTTAGCTTCTTCACGAACCCAGAAGTGGGTTTCTTTCTTACAGGCTTACAGAGGCACGGAGTGTGTTGtacatgaaaaaaataatgattttttacaTAATAGCGGGATTGGAGTTGCTTTGTTAAGCGTGACATCCAATGCCAAAGTAAAAATTAGTCCTTTCGTGGCTCAATTGGCTGCGAATCCGACCTTTGTTTCGGGCTTGTTCGCGTGGTTTATGGCCCAGTCGACAAAGGTGTTGTTGAATTTCTTTGTGGAGAGGAAATGGGATTTTAGAATATTGTATGCTTCTGGAGGCATGCCTTCGTCGCACTCGGCGTTGTGCACGGCTTTGACGACCTCTGTGGCTCTTTGTCATGGTGTTGCAGACTCGCTTTTTCCTGTTTGTTTGGGGTTCAGTCTCATTGTTATGTATGATGCTATTGGTGTTCGACGACATGCTGGTATGCAAGCAGAG GTTCTTAATATAGTCGTTGAGTACTTGTTCGAAGGGCATCCCATCAGCCAAAAGAAGCTCAAGGAACTGCTTGGCCACACTCCCTCCCAGGTTATTGCTGGAGCTCTCCTCGGCATCGTAGTCGCTTGTGTTTGTTGTCAGGGAAGCTTGGTTGCTACCTGA
- the LOC18786700 gene encoding calcineurin B-like protein 7 — protein sequence MGCCNSKKERAKVGQNAKPASGLEHPALLASKTPFSVSEVESLYELFKKLSSSVVKDGLIHKEELQLELLQNSSKNLFLDRVFDLFDVNNNGHIEFEEFVQTLSVFHPKTPDAVKITYAFKLYDLKHTGYIEREELKEMVLALLNESDLILSDDIVEMIVDKTFMEADRKADGRIDEEEWKEYVADNPSLLKNMTLPYLMDISLAFPSFVLNSKA from the exons ATGGGTTGCTGCAACtcgaagaaagagagagccaAAGTTGGCCAAAATGCCAAACCAGCATCTGGGTTGGAGCATCCTGCTCTTCTTGCTTCCAAAACCCCCT TTTCTGTGAGTGAGGTGGAGTCTTTGTATGAGCTGTTTAAGAAACTCAGCAGTTCTGTAGTTAAAGATGGGCTTATACACAAG GAAGAGCTCCAGCTTGAACTTTTGCAAAATAGCAGTAAAAACCTCTTCTTGGACAGG GTATTTGATCTTTTCGACGTCAATAACAATGGTCATATAGAGTTTGAAGAATTTGTTCAAACATTGAGTGTTTTCCACCCAAAAACTCCTGATGCAGTCAAAATTACAT ATGCTTTTAAGTTATATGATTTGAAGCACACTGGTTACATCGAGCGTGAGGAG TTGAAGGAGATGGTGCTGGCTCTTTTGAACGAATCTGATTTGATTCTTTCAGATGATATTGTTGAAATGATTGTGGACAAG ACATTCATGGAAGCAGATAGAAAAGCAGATGGCAGGATTGACGAAGAAGAGTGGAAGGAATACGTAGCAGATAATCCTTCTCTACTGAAAAACATGACTCTTCCATACTTGAT GGACATATCTCTAGCATTTCCCAGCTTTGTGCTGAACtctaaagcataa
- the LOC18786416 gene encoding phosphatidylinositol 4-kinase gamma 4 has protein sequence MSSAGIAALTPAHSEPMFSQSCLSSNESIMIFLSVSGSTTPMSVLESDSVESVKFRIQTYKGFVAKKQKLVCGGRELARSDSILREYGVTDGNVLHLVLRLSDLQEINVRTTCGKEFTFHVGRGKDVGYVKQKIAKKSKEFVDLEEQEVVCDGKLLEDQRLIDDICKHNDAVLHLLIRKSAKVRAKPVEKNFELSVVASHLNDGKSYEVDGDNVKRQYDVGEQDFRRGYEVDEEVVPRKPPDRDFLFEPVIVNPKIKLPSLIWDMVNETSNGLDSGSYPIRSMEGTGGAYFMLDSTGQKYVSVFKPIDEEPMAPNNPRGLPLSLDGEGLKKGTRVGEGAFREVAAYLLDHPKGGHRMLFGNAKGFAGVPPTFIVKCFHSAFNHPEDAIVKIGSLQKFMENNGSCEDMGPAAFPVEEVHKISVLDIRLANADRHAGNILLSKESEGGQTVLIPIDHGYCLPESFEDITFDWLYWPQARKPYADEVIDYIKSLDAEEDIALLKFHGWDMPPKCARTLRISTMLLKKGVERRLSPFAIGSIMCRKTLNKESIIEEIVQEAEDSVLPDSSEDAFLETISEIMDCRLDEIARSPS, from the exons ATGTCGTCGGCCGGTATTGCTGCTCTTACACCGGCTCATAGTGAGCCCATGTTTTCGCAATCGTGTCTGTCATCAAATGAGTCGATTATGAtatttctctctgtttctggATCAACTACTCCCATGAGTGTTTTGGAATCTGACTCTGTTGAGTCAGTTAAGTTTAGGATCCAAACCTATAAAGGGTTTGTTGCTAAGAAGCAGAAGTTAGTTTGTGGAGGTAGGGAACTGGCTAGGAGCGATTCCATACTCCGGGAATATGGGGTAACAGATGGAAATGTTTTACATTTGGTTCTTAGGCTTTCTGACCTTCAGGAGATCAATGTTCGAACTACTTGTGGGAAAGAATTTACTTTCCACGTGGGACGTGGTAAAGATGTTGGGTATGTTAAACAAAAGATCGCCAAGAAGAGTAAAGAGTTTGTTGATCTAGAAGAGCAAGAAGTTGTGTGTGATGGAAAACTACTCGAGGATCAGAGACTTATTGATGACATATGTAAACATAATGATGCTGTCTTACATTTGTTGATTCGGAAGTCAGCAAAAGTTCGGGCCAAACCAGTTGAGAAGAACTTTGAATTGTCTGTTGTGGCATCACATTTGAATGATGGGAAAAGTTATGAAGTTGATGGAGATAATGTGAAGCGACAATATGATGTCGGTGAGCAAGACTTTAGGAGAGGTTATGAAGTTGATGAAGAAGTTGTGCCAAGAAAACCTCCTGACAGGGATTTTTTGTTCGAGCCTGTCATTGTTAACCCCAAGATTAAATTACCATCCCTGATTTGGGATATGGTTAATGAAACATCTAACGGATTAGATAGTGGGAGTTATCCAATCAGGTCCATGGAGGGTACAGGAGGAGCGTATTTTATGCTCGACTCAACAGGGCAAAAGTATGTATCTGTTTTTAAGCCGATTGATGAGGAGCCTATGGCTCCAAACAATCCGAGGGGGCTTCCATTGTCACTTGATGGGGAAGGATTGAAAAAGGGAACAAGAGTTGGAGAAGGAGCATTCAGGGAAGTTGCAGCTTACCTTTTGGATCACCCAAAGGGTGGGCATCGCATGCTGTTTGGTAATGCAAAGGGCTTTGCTGGGGTCCCCCCAACATTTATAGTCAAGTGCTTTCATAGTGCATTCAACCATCCCGAGGATGCAATTGTCAAGATTGGGTCCTTGCAGAAGTTCATGGAGAACAATGGAAGTTGCGAGGACATGGGCCCTGCCGCTTTCCCAGTTGAGGAAGTCCATAAAATTTCTGTTTTGGATATTAGATTGGCAAATGCGGATAGGCATGCTGGAAATATTTTGCTGAGCAAGGAGAGTGAAGGTGGCCAGACTGTGCTGATTCCAATTGATCACGGGTACTGCTTGCCCGAAAGT TTTGAAGACATTACATTTGACTGGCTGTACTGGCCACAAGCACGCAAGCCGTATGCCGATGAGGTCATTGATTACATAAAATCACTGGATGCAGAGGAAGATATCGCCCTTTTGAAGTTCCATGGATGGGACATGCCACCTAAATGTGCTCGAACACTTCGCATTTCAACTATGCTTCTGAAGAAAGGGGTAGAGAGGCGGCTCTCTCCCTTTGCCATAGGAAGCATAATGTGCAGGAAGACCTTGAACAAGGAATCCATCATTGAGGAGATAGTGCAAGAAGCGGAGGATTCTGTGCTTCCAGATTCAAGCGAAGATGCTTTTCTTGAGACTATATCCGAAATCATGGATTGTCGCCTTGATGAGATCGCTAGATCACCTTCTTGA